One region of Opitutaceae bacterium genomic DNA includes:
- a CDS encoding sigma-70 family RNA polymerase sigma factor → MSPPPSTPATLLPAPNDRSRWFSEEVQPHASSLRSYLRASFPGVRDLDDVVQESYLRLFRTAARQPIRSVRALLFTVAKRLALDTVRHDRASPIDATLDLDELDIAAEEPDVAECADRRERIRLLASAIAKLPGRCRQTFILHKINGCSRREVALQLGLSERTVEVQTATAMKRCADYLRRRGVNGLFANEPR, encoded by the coding sequence ATGAGCCCTCCCCCCTCAACACCCGCAACCCTCCTTCCCGCGCCGAACGACCGGTCGCGCTGGTTCAGCGAAGAGGTGCAACCGCACGCATCCTCCCTGCGCTCCTATCTCCGCGCTTCCTTTCCCGGAGTGCGCGATCTGGACGACGTCGTGCAGGAGTCCTACCTGCGCCTGTTCCGCACTGCGGCAAGGCAGCCCATCCGCTCCGTCCGGGCCCTGCTCTTCACCGTCGCCAAGCGGCTCGCCCTCGACACCGTGAGGCACGACAGGGCTTCGCCAATCGATGCCACCCTCGACCTCGACGAATTGGACATAGCAGCCGAAGAGCCTGATGTCGCGGAATGCGCCGACCGCCGTGAGCGGATCCGACTTCTCGCGAGCGCCATCGCCAAACTGCCCGGCCGGTGCCGGCAGACATTCATCCTTCACAAGATAAACGGCTGCTCCCGCAGGGAAGTCGCCCTCCAACTCGGCCTGTCGGAACGGACCGTCGAGGTGCAAACCGCCACGGCCATGAAACGCTGCGCCGACTACCTTCGACGCCGCGGGGTCAACGGTCTGTTTGCCAATGAGCCCCGATAA
- a CDS encoding FecR domain-containing protein produces the protein MSPDNHNRPGFDASPPKVETDESILTALGWMRRARAEDELLQEVSRQLHRNRRRRLALASGLLSLGLITGVVWRISRPSSASNSAPGLSPAIASGLVGNSRTATVTSPERRILPDGSVMELIDGARVIVDFSGSLRKVVLERGKAHFQVTKNARRPFVVDAAGVHVRAVGTAFVVDRNERRIEVLVTNGVVAVAADNAEALADNRTSSNSQAKESLEPPLAKLEAVQGGGSGVQLLDAGKVWSVDLKTSATHVQALSDTDMTERTSWRIPQLEFTRPPLPDALAILNQHNQVQFEIADSSLNKLQLSGFLRADNAEGMVRLLEANFGIKATRQGGVISLAR, from the coding sequence ATGAGCCCCGATAACCACAACCGGCCCGGGTTCGATGCCAGTCCGCCGAAGGTGGAAACGGACGAATCCATCCTGACTGCGCTGGGATGGATGCGCCGCGCCCGCGCGGAAGACGAACTCCTTCAGGAGGTTTCCCGTCAGTTGCACCGCAACCGACGCCGGCGTCTCGCTCTGGCCTCGGGCCTGTTGAGCCTGGGCCTGATCACAGGCGTAGTCTGGCGGATCTCCCGGCCGAGCTCTGCATCGAACTCCGCGCCAGGCCTGTCCCCTGCCATTGCTTCAGGACTCGTCGGAAATTCTCGGACCGCCACCGTCACCTCGCCCGAACGCCGGATCCTTCCAGACGGCTCGGTGATGGAGCTGATCGATGGCGCGCGTGTCATCGTCGACTTTTCCGGCTCGCTCCGGAAAGTCGTCCTCGAGCGCGGCAAGGCGCATTTTCAGGTCACCAAGAATGCCCGGCGGCCCTTTGTCGTCGACGCGGCCGGCGTGCATGTGCGAGCCGTGGGAACGGCTTTTGTTGTCGACCGGAATGAACGCCGCATCGAGGTGCTTGTGACCAATGGCGTGGTTGCCGTGGCTGCGGACAATGCGGAAGCGCTGGCGGACAACCGAACATCCAGCAACTCCCAAGCGAAGGAATCGCTGGAGCCGCCACTGGCGAAGCTTGAGGCAGTGCAGGGCGGGGGCTCTGGCGTGCAACTCCTCGATGCCGGCAAGGTGTGGAGCGTGGACCTGAAGACCTCGGCGACCCATGTTCAGGCACTCTCCGACACGGACATGACGGAACGGACTTCGTGGCGCATTCCCCAGTTGGAATTCACGCGGCCCCCCCTGCCCGACGCCCTTGCGATTCTGAATCAACACAATCAGGTGCAATTCGAGATCGCCGACTCATCGTTGAACAAGCTGCAATTGAGCGGATTTCTGCGTGCCGACAATGCCGAGGGCATGGTGCGGCTGCTCGAGGCAAACTTTGGAATCAAAGCGACGCGTCAAGGCGGCGTTATTTCCCTCGCTCGATGA